In Akkermansia muciniphila, one DNA window encodes the following:
- the proB gene encoding glutamate 5-kinase, with the protein MKIVIKVGTGVLTRENGTLDGSSIVHLVSALAGLMQQGHQVVLVSSGAVGAGVSVLGLPSYPQELSLKQACAAVGQTRLMQAYENLFNHFNVDVAQLLLTAEDLKRRRGNVQATVLRLFEHGGIIPIVNENDTVSVEELKFGDNDILSVHIARLVEADALFILTSVDGLYPPGGKRKAIIPRVEDVDAVLAFAEEDRGRFSMGGMSAKLQAVREAVNAGTGVYMLHGRHPERIALLLEGKAEGAGTYFVPKG; encoded by the coding sequence ATGAAAATCGTAATTAAAGTAGGTACGGGCGTGTTGACCCGTGAGAATGGGACATTGGACGGTTCTTCCATCGTGCATTTGGTAAGCGCCCTGGCGGGGCTGATGCAGCAGGGGCATCAGGTGGTTCTGGTCAGCTCCGGCGCTGTAGGGGCCGGCGTGTCCGTCCTGGGTCTTCCGTCCTATCCTCAGGAGCTGTCCTTGAAACAGGCGTGCGCCGCCGTAGGGCAGACGCGGCTGATGCAGGCATATGAGAATCTTTTCAACCACTTTAACGTAGATGTGGCCCAGCTTCTGCTGACGGCGGAGGATTTGAAACGCCGCCGTGGCAATGTGCAGGCTACGGTGCTGCGCCTGTTTGAGCACGGCGGCATCATCCCGATTGTGAATGAGAACGACACCGTATCCGTGGAAGAGCTGAAATTTGGGGATAACGATATTCTTTCCGTGCACATCGCGCGTCTGGTGGAGGCTGACGCGCTGTTCATTCTGACGAGCGTGGACGGCCTGTATCCCCCCGGAGGAAAGCGGAAGGCCATCATTCCCCGGGTGGAGGACGTGGATGCCGTGCTGGCGTTCGCGGAAGAGGACCGGGGGCGCTTTTCCATGGGCGGCATGAGCGCCAAGCTCCAGGCTGTCCGGGAGGCCGTGAATGCGGGGACGGGCGTTTACATGCTGCATGGCCGTCATCCGGAACGCATTGCGCTGCTGCTGGAGGGGAAGGCGGAAGGAGCCGGAACATATTTTGTGCCGAAGGGATAA
- the purL gene encoding phosphoribosylformylglycinamidine synthase subunit PurL has product MSAKTYRTVPVRNLSSDELLELSKKQKLSLSREDMEVVQQIFREIDRDPTDVELEVIAQTWSEHCKHRIFSASISHSVNGGAPETVNSLFKTYIKKPSEKIMERKPGFVLSAFDDNAGFIALDDNLAVCLKAETHNHPSAIEPYAGANTGLGGVIRDILGAGKGAKPIASLDVFCFGAPDTNPADITAPDVIHPLGIMRGVVRGVRDYGNRMGIPTVNGAIQFDPTYIYNPLVFCGTAGVIPRGDILKEMRPGLKVIVIGGRTGRDGLKGATFSSAALDEASHEEDFTAVQIGNPIEEKKTLDFILEARERGLIVFITDCGAGGFSSAAGEMLSVTGGEIFLDNAPLKEPGLISWEIFLSESQERMVMAVEEKDLPELRKLADTFQTELTVLGHSDDTGILKVWHKGELVCCLDNSKLHDAPIKKLESVFTPGKALTGQPLPDKDLNKSLETVMGDFAIVSREPIIREYDHEVQGNTILKPLAGAQADAPQDGSVVDIDGSDKCMAMACAILPEWGKTDPYAMGTGTVDECVRQLILVGSNPDKIGLLDNFCMGNPEDPAELGRLVECVKAIAKAADAYNAPFISGKDSFYNYFETEDGPINVPVTFLCSGFGVVENPDHVIGSSLRRNNSLLYLIGHTEDEMGGSVFARTHGVEDGKVPQTDCAANMELYKAYYSALTSGLVLSAHDISEGGLAVTAAEMAFSGKGGVRLDLTKVPTVNGWKSPAVPLFSESTGRILVEVDPEFAADFETAMDGFPCACIGSVTEEKRLTATCCGGEKVLDCGIANLKKLWKDGLTPYY; this is encoded by the coding sequence ATGTCCGCCAAAACCTACCGAACCGTTCCCGTGAGGAACCTGAGCAGCGACGAACTGCTTGAACTCAGCAAGAAGCAGAAGCTTTCCCTGTCCCGTGAGGACATGGAAGTCGTCCAGCAGATCTTCCGGGAAATCGACCGCGATCCCACTGACGTGGAACTGGAAGTAATCGCCCAGACGTGGTCGGAACACTGCAAGCACCGCATCTTCTCCGCCTCCATCAGCCACAGCGTCAACGGAGGCGCGCCGGAAACGGTGAACAGCCTGTTCAAAACCTACATCAAGAAACCTTCCGAAAAAATCATGGAACGTAAGCCGGGCTTCGTGCTCAGCGCGTTCGACGACAATGCCGGCTTCATCGCCCTGGACGACAACCTGGCCGTCTGCCTGAAAGCGGAAACGCACAACCACCCCTCCGCCATTGAACCGTATGCCGGAGCCAATACCGGGCTGGGCGGCGTCATCCGCGACATCCTGGGCGCAGGCAAGGGCGCCAAACCCATCGCCTCCCTGGACGTCTTCTGCTTCGGCGCCCCGGACACGAATCCGGCGGACATCACCGCCCCGGACGTCATCCACCCCCTGGGCATCATGCGCGGCGTGGTGCGCGGCGTGCGCGACTACGGCAACCGCATGGGCATTCCTACTGTCAACGGCGCCATCCAGTTTGACCCCACATACATTTACAACCCCCTCGTCTTCTGCGGCACCGCCGGCGTGATTCCGCGCGGCGACATCCTGAAGGAAATGCGCCCCGGTCTCAAGGTGATCGTCATCGGCGGGCGCACGGGACGGGACGGCCTCAAGGGAGCCACGTTCTCTTCCGCCGCCCTGGATGAAGCCTCCCATGAGGAAGACTTCACCGCCGTGCAAATCGGCAACCCGATTGAAGAGAAGAAAACGCTGGACTTCATTCTGGAAGCGCGCGAACGCGGTCTCATCGTCTTCATTACGGACTGCGGCGCCGGCGGCTTCTCTTCCGCCGCCGGAGAAATGCTCTCTGTCACAGGAGGCGAAATTTTCCTGGACAACGCCCCTCTCAAGGAACCCGGCCTTATCTCCTGGGAAATCTTCCTGTCGGAATCCCAGGAACGCATGGTGATGGCCGTGGAGGAAAAAGACCTTCCGGAACTCCGGAAGCTGGCAGACACTTTCCAGACGGAACTGACCGTCCTGGGCCATTCCGACGACACGGGAATTCTGAAGGTCTGGCACAAGGGGGAACTCGTCTGCTGCCTGGACAACTCCAAGCTGCATGACGCCCCCATCAAGAAGCTGGAATCCGTATTCACCCCCGGCAAGGCGCTCACAGGCCAGCCCCTCCCGGACAAGGACCTGAACAAATCCCTGGAAACCGTGATGGGGGACTTCGCCATCGTCTCCCGGGAACCCATCATCCGCGAGTACGACCACGAGGTGCAGGGCAACACCATCCTGAAGCCCCTGGCGGGCGCGCAGGCGGACGCCCCGCAGGACGGTTCCGTGGTGGACATCGACGGCTCGGACAAATGCATGGCCATGGCTTGCGCCATTCTTCCGGAATGGGGCAAAACGGATCCCTACGCCATGGGGACCGGCACCGTGGATGAATGCGTGCGCCAACTCATCCTGGTAGGCTCCAATCCGGACAAAATCGGCCTGCTGGACAACTTCTGCATGGGCAATCCGGAAGATCCGGCGGAACTCGGCCGCCTGGTGGAATGCGTGAAAGCCATCGCCAAGGCGGCGGACGCGTACAATGCCCCCTTCATTTCCGGCAAGGACTCCTTCTACAACTACTTTGAAACGGAAGACGGCCCCATCAACGTGCCCGTCACCTTCCTCTGCTCCGGCTTCGGCGTGGTGGAAAACCCGGATCACGTCATTGGTTCTTCCCTGAGGCGGAACAACAGCCTGCTGTACCTCATCGGCCATACGGAAGACGAGATGGGCGGCTCCGTCTTCGCCCGCACCCACGGTGTGGAAGACGGCAAGGTTCCCCAGACGGACTGCGCAGCGAACATGGAACTGTACAAAGCCTACTACAGCGCCCTGACTTCCGGCCTGGTGCTCTCCGCCCATGACATTTCCGAAGGCGGCCTGGCCGTCACGGCGGCGGAAATGGCCTTTTCCGGCAAGGGAGGCGTCCGGCTGGATCTCACGAAGGTTCCGACCGTCAACGGCTGGAAATCCCCGGCAGTCCCCCTGTTCAGCGAAAGCACGGGCCGCATCCTTGTGGAGGTGGACCCGGAATTCGCCGCGGATTTTGAAACGGCTATGGACGGATTCCCCTGCGCCTGCATCGGCAGCGTTACGGAAGAAAAGCGCCTCACGGCCACCTGCTGCGGCGGAGAAAAGGTGCTGGATTGCGGCATCGCCAACCTCAAAAAGCTCTGGAAGGACGGACTTACCCCCTATTATTGA
- the purC gene encoding phosphoribosylaminoimidazolesuccinocarboxamide synthase, translating into MEPIYEGKAKRLYTTDNPNVLRMEYKDDATAGNGAKKAQFENKGRMNKAITLVIYRMLESKGVKTHLVADVDDINIDVKKVSILPLEVIVRNIAAGSFSRRMGVKEGTPFKKPIVEFSYKDDSLGDPFINDDYAREMNAATEEECAFLKKQARIVNDVLIDFFKQVGLTLVDFKIEFGRLAEDPSQIVLADEISPDTCRLWDIKTGEKMDKDRFRQDLGNVMEAYEEVLSRLQNQA; encoded by the coding sequence ATGGAACCTATTTACGAAGGGAAGGCCAAACGCCTTTATACGACTGACAATCCCAACGTCCTCCGCATGGAATACAAGGACGACGCCACTGCCGGAAACGGAGCCAAGAAGGCCCAGTTTGAAAACAAGGGCAGGATGAACAAGGCCATCACCCTGGTCATCTACCGCATGCTGGAAAGCAAGGGCGTGAAAACTCACCTGGTTGCGGATGTGGACGACATCAACATTGACGTGAAAAAGGTTTCCATCCTTCCTCTGGAAGTGATCGTGCGCAACATCGCCGCCGGCTCCTTCAGCCGCCGCATGGGCGTCAAGGAAGGCACTCCCTTCAAGAAGCCGATTGTGGAATTCTCCTACAAGGACGACAGCCTGGGCGATCCCTTCATTAATGACGACTACGCCCGGGAAATGAACGCCGCTACGGAAGAGGAATGCGCCTTCCTGAAAAAACAGGCCCGCATCGTGAATGACGTGCTGATTGACTTTTTCAAACAGGTTGGACTTACGCTGGTGGACTTCAAAATCGAATTCGGCCGCCTGGCGGAAGATCCCTCCCAAATCGTGCTGGCGGATGAAATTTCCCCGGATACCTGCCGCCTGTGGGACATCAAGACCGGCGAAAAGATGGACAAGGACCGCTTCCGCCAGGATCTCGGCAACGTGATGGAAGCCTACGAAGAAGTCCTTTCCCGGCTCCAGAACCAGGCTTAA
- a CDS encoding GreA/GreB family elongation factor has product MEKLLSLGKITPALAEKLDRIAPGRYCFHASWGAGKVISWNLPAQKLVIDFEENPEHEVALGFAPKILEFISDDHFLAKRYEDTESLINLSVDDPVELVRVTLQGYGNSLTPEKLEAALKGTVIAEDKWKNWWDKVRAMLRSNVQFMMPTRKGERITLRANTLSRAQAALEDYNKAADLKAKVRVLDGIKMETVMAEPDAVNALIRAVDADVRNGGSLALQQVLELAVLRDDLIASLKNTEAAKEAYPLRSIVEANIGDVGRFAEVLNSMPAVRQKRVYATLPAIFGEDWPQKALELFDAGGARAVGEIAKFLIEEGQDKVLVKHLKHELLRQTLPAESLIWICRQRHDASKPLFGLPVGIAMLSLIEQDHMDGGPNRMLRLKNLFMEDKSIIQEMIKGQDVAEVRQFAKMLYNTSAFSEQDRGALMARVISVFPDLHAIVLDALVDNSDKPEPIFVSWESLEARKKELEELVNVKIPENLHNKKISRAEGDLRENGGYQDAKEVEKVLNRRRAELEHALALARGTDFAVTDTSRAAMGTKVTLQPLNGGEPVVYTILGAWDTNPEKHIVSYLSQVGKELTGKSVGDQVKIVPMDGDKKKVYTIMKIEAAF; this is encoded by the coding sequence TTGGAGAAATTATTGTCTCTGGGGAAAATTACCCCCGCTCTCGCTGAAAAACTTGATCGCATCGCACCTGGCCGTTACTGCTTCCATGCTTCCTGGGGCGCCGGAAAAGTCATTTCCTGGAATCTTCCCGCCCAAAAGCTGGTCATTGATTTTGAGGAAAATCCGGAACACGAAGTTGCCTTGGGATTCGCTCCCAAAATTCTGGAATTCATCAGTGATGACCATTTCCTGGCCAAGCGGTATGAAGATACCGAATCTCTGATCAACCTGTCCGTGGATGACCCGGTGGAACTGGTGCGCGTTACCTTGCAGGGCTACGGTAATTCCCTTACTCCTGAGAAGCTGGAAGCCGCGCTGAAAGGCACCGTGATTGCGGAGGACAAGTGGAAAAACTGGTGGGACAAGGTGCGTGCCATGCTCCGTTCCAATGTCCAGTTCATGATGCCCACCCGCAAGGGAGAGCGCATTACGCTTCGCGCGAATACCCTTTCCCGCGCGCAGGCTGCCCTGGAAGATTACAATAAGGCCGCCGATCTGAAAGCCAAGGTGCGCGTTTTGGACGGCATTAAAATGGAAACGGTCATGGCGGAGCCGGATGCCGTCAACGCCCTGATTCGCGCCGTGGATGCCGATGTGCGCAACGGCGGCAGCCTGGCTCTCCAGCAGGTGCTGGAACTGGCCGTGCTCAGGGATGACCTGATTGCCTCCCTGAAAAATACGGAGGCGGCCAAGGAAGCTTATCCTCTCCGTTCCATCGTGGAAGCCAATATCGGCGATGTGGGACGCTTCGCGGAAGTGCTCAATTCCATGCCTGCCGTGCGGCAGAAACGCGTGTACGCCACGCTGCCCGCCATTTTTGGTGAGGATTGGCCGCAGAAGGCGCTGGAGCTTTTTGACGCGGGCGGCGCACGCGCCGTGGGGGAAATTGCCAAATTCCTGATAGAGGAAGGGCAGGACAAGGTGCTGGTCAAGCATCTGAAGCATGAATTGCTGCGCCAGACCCTTCCGGCGGAGTCCCTCATCTGGATATGCCGCCAGCGGCATGACGCTTCCAAGCCCCTCTTTGGCCTCCCTGTGGGCATTGCGATGCTTTCCCTGATTGAACAGGACCACATGGACGGCGGCCCCAACCGCATGCTGCGCCTGAAGAACCTGTTCATGGAGGACAAGAGCATCATTCAGGAAATGATCAAGGGGCAGGATGTGGCGGAAGTCCGCCAGTTCGCCAAGATGCTGTACAACACCTCCGCTTTTTCCGAACAGGATCGCGGCGCGCTGATGGCCCGCGTCATCAGCGTCTTCCCGGACCTGCACGCCATTGTGCTGGACGCCCTGGTGGACAACTCCGACAAACCGGAACCGATTTTCGTTTCCTGGGAAAGCCTGGAAGCCCGCAAGAAGGAGCTGGAAGAACTGGTAAACGTGAAAATTCCGGAAAACCTGCATAACAAGAAGATTTCCCGTGCGGAAGGGGATCTCCGTGAAAACGGCGGCTACCAGGACGCCAAGGAAGTGGAAAAGGTGCTCAACCGCCGCCGGGCGGAACTGGAACATGCGCTGGCCCTGGCCCGCGGCACGGATTTTGCCGTAACGGATACTTCCCGCGCCGCCATGGGCACGAAGGTGACTCTTCAGCCGTTGAATGGCGGGGAGCCCGTGGTGTACACCATTCTGGGCGCGTGGGACACAAATCCGGAAAAGCATATCGTCTCTTATCTTTCCCAGGTCGGCAAGGAGCTGACGGGCAAGAGCGTAGGGGATCAGGTGAAGATTGTCCCGATGGACGGCGACAAGAAAAAGGTGTATACCATCATGAAGATTGAAGCCGCTTTCTAA
- the tkt gene encoding transketolase, with the protein MNLDLLQKAANQARGLAMDAVHDCASGHLGLPLGCAEIGAVLFGDLLNICPSQPRWLNRDRFILSAGHGSMFLYGWLHLSGFNVGIEDIKSFRSKGSITPGHPEFRDTEGVECTTGPLGQGIANAVGFALSARRAAARFNRPGMDIFTQHVFCLTGDGCLQEGVARESLALAAVLKLDNLILIYDSNDITLDAPSERTQLTDPRAVYEAMGWDVRQIDGHDIKAIAAAVEAAKNAKNGKPQLIIAKTVIGKGIPGIEGTTKGHGEGGAKLQEEAHANWGIPAGERYYVSEDIRAAFVDLKARREKDFKAWNATYEQWRRTYPELAEELDAGINACSCGVNPADSDKAIPPFPQDYSDATRSAGAVAINAIAKANPCFLTTSADLYSSNKNYLSGAGDFSAETPEGRNFWFGIREHAMAAICNGIAYDGLFRVSAATFCVFVDYMRASIRVAALSGLPVTYILTHDSVAVGEDGPTHQPVETISGLRVIPNLDVIRPADPEETAGAWMAAMQRADGPTALILTRQKVATLNGIPVETRREGVLKGAYIARKEQGPLKAIILASGSELELALKAAENIGEGIRVVSMPSFFRFDAQPSEYRESVLPSSCMRRVSVEAGVTDLWWKYLGCQGEAVGINRFGFSAPGTQVLEELGMNVDNVVAAVHKVLAR; encoded by the coding sequence ATGAATCTTGACCTTCTCCAAAAAGCCGCCAACCAGGCGCGGGGACTCGCCATGGATGCCGTTCACGACTGCGCATCCGGCCACCTGGGCCTGCCGCTGGGGTGCGCCGAAATCGGGGCCGTCCTGTTCGGCGATTTGCTCAACATCTGCCCTTCACAGCCCCGCTGGCTCAACCGTGACCGCTTCATTCTCTCCGCCGGCCACGGCTCCATGTTTCTTTACGGCTGGCTCCACCTGTCAGGATTCAACGTCGGCATTGAAGATATCAAGAGCTTCCGCAGCAAAGGTTCCATCACGCCCGGCCACCCGGAATTCCGGGATACGGAAGGCGTAGAATGCACCACGGGGCCGCTGGGCCAGGGTATTGCGAACGCCGTAGGCTTCGCCCTCTCCGCTAGGCGCGCGGCCGCCCGGTTCAACAGGCCCGGCATGGACATCTTTACCCAGCACGTTTTCTGCCTCACGGGAGACGGCTGCCTGCAGGAAGGCGTAGCCCGGGAATCCCTGGCTCTGGCCGCCGTGCTCAAGCTGGATAACCTCATTCTCATTTACGATTCCAACGACATCACGCTGGACGCTCCCTCGGAACGGACCCAGCTCACGGATCCGCGCGCCGTATACGAAGCCATGGGCTGGGATGTGCGCCAGATTGACGGGCATGACATCAAGGCCATTGCGGCAGCGGTTGAAGCCGCCAAAAACGCCAAAAACGGGAAACCCCAGCTCATCATTGCCAAAACGGTCATCGGCAAGGGCATTCCCGGTATTGAAGGCACCACAAAAGGCCACGGGGAAGGCGGAGCCAAGCTTCAGGAGGAAGCGCACGCCAACTGGGGCATTCCTGCCGGAGAACGCTACTACGTCTCCGAAGACATTCGTGCCGCTTTCGTAGACCTGAAAGCCCGAAGGGAAAAAGATTTCAAGGCCTGGAACGCCACGTACGAACAATGGCGCCGAACCTATCCGGAACTGGCAGAGGAACTGGACGCGGGCATCAACGCCTGCTCCTGCGGCGTCAATCCGGCAGACTCGGACAAGGCTATTCCCCCTTTCCCGCAGGACTATAGCGATGCCACCCGTTCAGCCGGGGCCGTTGCCATCAACGCCATCGCTAAAGCGAATCCCTGCTTCCTGACCACCAGCGCGGACCTTTACAGCTCCAATAAAAACTACCTTTCCGGCGCAGGAGACTTCTCTGCGGAAACCCCGGAAGGACGCAACTTCTGGTTCGGCATCCGCGAACACGCCATGGCCGCCATCTGCAACGGCATTGCCTATGACGGCCTGTTCCGCGTAAGCGCCGCCACGTTCTGCGTCTTCGTAGACTACATGCGCGCCTCCATCCGCGTGGCGGCCCTCAGCGGGCTCCCCGTCACCTATATTCTGACGCATGACTCCGTGGCCGTGGGAGAAGACGGCCCCACCCACCAGCCGGTGGAAACAATTTCCGGCCTCCGCGTCATTCCGAACCTGGATGTCATCCGTCCGGCGGACCCGGAAGAAACCGCAGGAGCCTGGATGGCCGCCATGCAGCGTGCCGACGGCCCTACCGCCCTCATTCTGACGCGCCAGAAAGTGGCTACGCTGAACGGCATCCCCGTTGAGACGCGCCGGGAAGGCGTGCTGAAAGGCGCCTACATCGCCCGGAAGGAACAGGGCCCCCTGAAAGCCATTATTCTTGCCAGCGGTTCCGAACTGGAACTGGCCCTGAAAGCGGCGGAAAACATCGGGGAAGGAATCCGGGTCGTCTCCATGCCCAGCTTCTTCCGCTTTGACGCGCAGCCTTCCGAATACCGGGAGAGCGTGCTTCCCTCTTCCTGCATGAGAAGAGTTTCCGTAGAAGCCGGGGTCACGGACCTCTGGTGGAAATATCTGGGCTGCCAGGGAGAGGCCGTGGGCATCAACCGCTTCGGCTTCTCCGCTCCCGGAACGCAGGTGCTGGAGGAACTCGGCATGAATGTGGACAACGTCGTCGCCGCCGTTCACAAGGTGCTTGCCAGATAA
- a CDS encoding phosphoribosylformylglycinamidine synthase subunit PurQ, giving the protein MPHALLLKYPGTNCDVETERALRAAGFSTQIQPIATATPEHVAKSQLVVLGGGFSYGDYVTSGRLAQLETERFLGDALQRHHAGGGMLLGICNGFQILTKLGILPDSSLIDNKKERFECVWAKLVKVAKDSPFLQGLPDEFELPSAHAEGRLVTRPGDAEKYLAAGNVALQYVDNRDGCECSIAGLQDSTGRAMGLMPHPERFLLPRHHYDKDWAGNEDWGWGYFLFKSAFDALK; this is encoded by the coding sequence ATGCCTCACGCACTTTTACTGAAATACCCCGGCACCAACTGCGACGTGGAAACGGAACGCGCCCTGCGCGCGGCAGGTTTCTCCACCCAGATCCAGCCCATCGCCACGGCTACGCCGGAACATGTCGCCAAATCCCAGCTTGTCGTCCTGGGAGGCGGCTTCAGCTACGGGGACTACGTCACCAGCGGCCGCCTGGCCCAGTTGGAAACGGAACGTTTCCTAGGGGATGCCCTGCAGCGGCACCACGCCGGTGGAGGCATGCTCCTGGGCATCTGCAACGGGTTCCAGATTCTCACCAAGCTGGGTATTCTTCCCGATTCCAGCCTGATTGACAATAAAAAGGAACGCTTTGAATGCGTCTGGGCCAAACTGGTGAAAGTAGCCAAAGACTCTCCCTTCCTCCAGGGCCTGCCGGACGAATTCGAACTGCCCTCCGCCCATGCGGAAGGGCGCCTGGTCACCCGCCCCGGAGATGCGGAAAAATACCTGGCCGCCGGAAATGTGGCTCTCCAGTACGTGGACAACCGCGACGGCTGCGAATGCAGCATCGCCGGCCTCCAGGATTCCACCGGGCGCGCCATGGGCCTGATGCCCCACCCGGAACGCTTTCTGCTGCCCCGCCACCACTATGACAAGGACTGGGCCGGCAACGAAGACTGGGGCTGGGGGTACTTCCTCTTCAAATCCGCCTTTGACGCCCTGAAATAA
- a CDS encoding M42 family metallopeptidase, with protein MKISDDSLEFLTELLETPSPSGFEIDAQRIWADELRKYTEDVQCDTYGNTWAVFHADAEEAPTLMIEAHADEIGFMIRHITKDGFLYVERVGGTDTAIARGRRVRFLGSQGEVMGVTGNTAIHLREPGEKEPKIWEIYVDVGASSDKEVAELGLRVGHVGVYCDGPMLMNENKLVCRALDNRLSGFILSEIARKLCKLKKPVAWNVVLVNAVQEEVGCIGAGMITHRLRPDAAICIDVTHATDSPGLDKGKFGDIRLGGGPAVIHGTANHPNLVARLEIVADKNKIPLQHEAAGRRTGTDTDSIYISRDGVASALVSLPLRYMHSPVETASLTDVENTIKLLLELVKSLTPEDSFGHRL; from the coding sequence ATGAAGATCAGCGACGACAGCCTTGAATTCTTAACGGAACTTCTGGAAACCCCCAGCCCGTCCGGCTTTGAAATAGACGCCCAGCGCATCTGGGCGGACGAACTGCGCAAATATACGGAAGACGTCCAGTGCGACACCTACGGAAATACCTGGGCCGTCTTCCACGCGGACGCGGAAGAAGCCCCCACATTGATGATTGAAGCCCACGCGGATGAAATCGGCTTCATGATCCGCCATATCACCAAGGACGGCTTCCTGTATGTGGAACGCGTAGGCGGTACGGATACGGCCATCGCGCGGGGGCGCCGCGTGCGCTTCCTGGGTTCCCAGGGCGAAGTGATGGGAGTAACCGGAAACACGGCCATCCACTTGCGGGAACCCGGAGAAAAGGAACCCAAGATTTGGGAAATTTACGTTGACGTAGGCGCCTCCTCCGACAAGGAAGTAGCGGAACTCGGCCTGCGCGTGGGCCATGTGGGCGTTTACTGCGACGGCCCCATGCTGATGAATGAAAACAAGCTGGTATGCCGGGCTCTGGACAACCGGCTGAGCGGCTTCATCCTGTCGGAAATAGCCCGCAAACTGTGCAAGCTGAAAAAGCCCGTCGCCTGGAACGTGGTGCTCGTCAACGCCGTGCAGGAAGAAGTTGGCTGCATTGGCGCGGGAATGATTACCCACCGCCTGCGCCCGGACGCGGCCATCTGCATTGACGTGACTCATGCCACGGACTCGCCCGGACTGGACAAAGGCAAATTTGGCGATATCAGGCTTGGAGGCGGCCCTGCGGTCATCCACGGCACGGCCAACCATCCCAATCTGGTGGCCCGTCTGGAAATCGTGGCGGACAAGAACAAAATACCGCTCCAGCATGAAGCCGCCGGACGCCGCACCGGAACGGACACGGACAGTATCTACATCTCCCGCGACGGCGTGGCCTCCGCGCTGGTGTCCCTCCCCCTGCGTTACATGCATTCCCCGGTGGAAACGGCCTCTCTGACAGATGTGGAAAACACCATCAAGCTGCTGCTGGAACTGGTCAAATCCCTGACGCCGGAAGACTCTTTCGGCCACAGGCTGTAA
- a CDS encoding glutamate-5-semialdehyde dehydrogenase has protein sequence MENSLEPAGRAALAASRELLALEPEEKALALRLMAAGVRNAAEKIVRENGLDMEEARKGGHNAAFLDRLLLTPERVEHMARGMEQVAALPDPVGECIREWMRPNGLHIRQVRVPLGVIGFIYESRGTVTCDAAALCLKSGNAVILRGGSESLRTNRALAEVLRAALKESAVPADAVQLLDSGSRDEVRQLCGLDSFLNVIIPRGGKGLIRAVTEYARVPVLKHLDGVCHVYVDAAADLEMAVNVLDDAKTQRPGVCNAAETLLVDAAAAERFLPMAAERMRLRGVECRVCERSRPFFDPEAIPAEEEDWSTEYEDLILSVKVVDGVRDAVEHINHYGSHHSDSIITEDERARDYFMNRVDSACVYHNCSTRFSDGEEFGFGAEIGIGTDKFHARGPMALRELTSYKYVIEGDGQMKDPSRVPRKGRA, from the coding sequence ATGGAGAATTCTCTTGAACCGGCGGGACGGGCCGCGCTGGCGGCCTCACGGGAGTTGCTTGCCCTGGAGCCGGAAGAGAAGGCGCTGGCCCTGCGCCTGATGGCCGCAGGCGTTCGGAACGCCGCGGAAAAGATTGTACGGGAGAACGGCCTTGATATGGAAGAGGCCCGGAAAGGCGGCCACAATGCCGCGTTTCTGGACAGGCTGCTCCTGACTCCGGAGCGTGTGGAACACATGGCCCGCGGCATGGAACAGGTGGCGGCCCTCCCTGATCCCGTGGGCGAATGCATCCGGGAATGGATGCGCCCCAACGGGTTGCATATCCGCCAGGTGCGCGTTCCCCTGGGGGTCATCGGTTTTATTTACGAGAGCCGCGGCACCGTCACCTGCGATGCCGCCGCCCTGTGCCTGAAGTCCGGGAATGCCGTTATTCTGCGCGGCGGAAGCGAGTCTCTGCGGACCAACCGGGCGCTGGCGGAGGTTCTGCGCGCCGCGCTGAAGGAGTCCGCCGTTCCCGCGGACGCCGTGCAGCTTCTGGATTCCGGCAGCCGTGATGAGGTGCGGCAGTTGTGCGGGCTGGATTCTTTCCTGAACGTGATTATTCCCAGGGGTGGAAAGGGGCTGATCCGCGCCGTGACGGAGTACGCCAGGGTTCCCGTGCTGAAGCATCTGGACGGCGTTTGCCATGTGTATGTGGATGCGGCGGCGGATTTAGAGATGGCCGTGAACGTGTTGGATGACGCTAAAACGCAGAGGCCCGGCGTATGCAATGCGGCGGAAACCCTGCTGGTGGACGCTGCCGCGGCAGAGCGGTTCCTGCCGATGGCGGCGGAACGCATGCGCCTGCGCGGCGTGGAATGCCGCGTGTGTGAGCGAAGCCGCCCGTTTTTTGATCCGGAAGCCATTCCGGCAGAGGAAGAGGATTGGTCCACGGAATATGAAGACCTGATTCTTTCCGTGAAAGTGGTGGACGGCGTCCGTGATGCCGTGGAGCACATTAACCATTACGGCTCCCACCACAGTGATTCCATCATTACGGAGGATGAACGGGCGCGCGATTATTTTATGAACCGGGTGGACAGCGCGTGCGTTTACCATAATTGTTCCACGCGGTTCAGCGACGGGGAGGAATTCGGCTTCGGGGCGGAAATAGGCATCGGTACGGACAAATTTCATGCCCGGGGGCCAATGGCTTTGCGGGAACTTACTTCCTACAAGTATGTTATTGAAGGAGACGGGCAGATGAAGGACCCGTCCCGAGTTCCGCGGAAAGGCCGTGCCTGA